A window of Dissulfurirhabdus thermomarina contains these coding sequences:
- the lon gene encoding endopeptidase La produces MDMDDTVNGGIDFDEQESVEIPEVLPLMAVRDVVVFPAMILPLFVGREASVAAVNEALAGDRLLFLVAQRDGREERPAARDLYGVGVVAMIMRTLQLPDGRLKILAQALARGRIEAVVQERPHFRVRVAPLREEGPGETSVELEAVIRNVREQAEKLLSLKGVLTPEVGSILNNVDEPGRLADIVASNLQLKVAEAQELLELEDPVRRLHRVNGLLARELEVSTVQAKIQSDAKEEMTRTQREYFLREQLRAIKRELGEIDEKDEELEEFRERIRRAKMPPDVEKEALKQLQRLEGMHPEAAETSMVRTYLDWLTELPWSRRTRDKLDVRAAKAVLDEDHYDLDKVKDRILEYIAVRKLNPGAKGPILCFVGPPGVGKTSLGRSIARALGRKFVRVSLGGVRDEAEIRGHRRTYIGALPGRIIQGLKRAGSNNPVFMMDEVDKIGADFRGDPAAALLEVLDPEQNVAFSDHYLDVPFDLSGVLFVLTANVTDTIPSALLDRLEVITLAGYTADEKRAIARRYLIPRQLREHGLKKAQLEISDSALDLIIEEYTQEAGLRELERQIGAICRKVARRIAEEGTGTFRVTRGNLHKYLGIPRYLPEFLKEESQVGVANGLAWTPYGGEMLQVEVTVMKGKGNVTLTGLLGEVMRESAQAAVSYARSRAERFGLDPDLFDESDIHIHVPSGAIPKDGPSAGVTMTTALVSALLEHPVNRDVAMTGEITLRGRVLPIGGLKEKALAALRADIPVVIIPEQNERDLEEIPPHVRRHIDFRTVRHMDEVLELALGPPPWGPPGKRRRRPAGRAGKRERAAARG; encoded by the coding sequence ATGGACATGGACGACACCGTCAACGGCGGAATCGATTTCGACGAGCAGGAATCCGTGGAGATCCCCGAGGTCCTCCCGCTCATGGCGGTCCGGGACGTGGTGGTCTTCCCCGCCATGATCCTCCCGCTCTTCGTGGGGCGGGAGGCCTCCGTGGCCGCGGTGAACGAGGCCCTGGCCGGGGACCGCCTCCTCTTCCTCGTCGCCCAGCGGGACGGGCGGGAGGAACGGCCCGCGGCCCGGGATCTCTACGGGGTCGGGGTGGTGGCCATGATCATGCGGACCCTCCAGCTCCCGGACGGGCGGCTCAAGATCCTGGCCCAGGCCCTGGCGAGGGGCCGGATCGAGGCCGTCGTCCAGGAGCGGCCCCACTTCCGGGTGAGGGTGGCCCCGCTCCGGGAAGAGGGGCCCGGGGAGACGAGCGTGGAGCTGGAGGCGGTGATCCGGAACGTCCGGGAGCAGGCCGAAAAGCTCCTCTCGCTCAAGGGGGTGCTCACCCCGGAGGTCGGCTCCATCCTGAACAACGTGGACGAGCCGGGGCGGCTCGCGGACATCGTGGCCTCGAACCTCCAGCTCAAGGTGGCCGAGGCCCAGGAGCTCCTGGAACTCGAGGACCCGGTCCGGCGGCTCCACCGCGTCAACGGGCTGCTCGCCCGGGAGCTCGAGGTCTCCACCGTCCAGGCCAAGATCCAGTCCGACGCCAAGGAGGAGATGACCCGCACCCAGCGGGAGTACTTCCTGCGGGAACAGCTCCGGGCCATCAAGCGCGAGCTCGGCGAGATCGACGAAAAGGACGAGGAGCTCGAGGAGTTCCGGGAGCGGATCCGCCGGGCCAAGATGCCCCCCGACGTGGAGAAGGAGGCCCTGAAGCAGCTCCAGCGCCTGGAAGGGATGCACCCGGAGGCGGCCGAGACCTCCATGGTCCGGACCTACCTCGACTGGCTGACGGAGCTGCCCTGGTCGCGGCGGACGCGGGACAAGCTCGACGTCCGGGCCGCCAAGGCCGTCCTGGACGAGGACCACTACGACCTCGACAAGGTCAAGGACCGGATCCTCGAGTACATCGCCGTCCGGAAGCTCAACCCGGGAGCCAAGGGACCCATCCTCTGCTTCGTGGGGCCCCCCGGGGTGGGCAAGACCTCCCTGGGCCGTTCCATCGCCCGGGCCCTGGGGCGCAAGTTCGTCCGGGTCTCCCTGGGCGGCGTCCGCGACGAGGCGGAGATCCGCGGCCACCGCCGGACCTACATCGGGGCGCTTCCCGGCCGGATCATCCAGGGGCTCAAGCGGGCCGGCAGCAACAACCCCGTCTTCATGATGGACGAGGTGGACAAGATCGGGGCGGACTTCCGCGGGGACCCGGCGGCGGCCCTGCTCGAGGTCCTGGATCCCGAGCAGAACGTGGCCTTCAGCGACCACTACCTGGACGTCCCCTTCGACCTCTCCGGGGTCCTCTTCGTGCTCACCGCCAACGTGACGGACACCATCCCCTCGGCGTTGCTCGACCGGCTGGAGGTCATCACCCTGGCCGGCTACACCGCCGACGAGAAGCGGGCCATCGCCCGGCGCTACCTCATCCCCCGCCAGCTCCGGGAACACGGTCTCAAGAAGGCACAGCTCGAGATCTCCGACTCGGCCCTGGACCTCATCATCGAGGAGTACACCCAGGAGGCCGGGCTCCGGGAGCTGGAGCGGCAGATCGGCGCCATCTGCCGGAAGGTGGCCCGGCGGATCGCCGAGGAGGGCACGGGCACCTTCCGGGTGACCCGGGGCAACCTCCACAAGTACCTGGGGATTCCCCGATATCTCCCCGAGTTCCTCAAGGAGGAGAGCCAGGTCGGGGTGGCCAACGGGCTGGCCTGGACGCCCTACGGGGGCGAGATGCTCCAGGTGGAGGTCACCGTGATGAAGGGCAAGGGGAACGTCACCCTCACGGGGCTCCTCGGCGAGGTGATGCGGGAGTCCGCCCAGGCGGCGGTGAGCTACGCCCGGAGCCGGGCGGAGCGCTTCGGCCTCGATCCCGACCTCTTCGACGAGAGCGACATCCACATCCACGTCCCCTCCGGGGCCATCCCCAAGGATGGGCCCTCGGCCGGCGTGACCATGACCACCGCCCTGGTCTCGGCCCTCCTGGAGCACCCGGTCAACCGGGACGTGGCCATGACGGGGGAGATCACCCTGCGGGGCCGGGTGCTGCCCATCGGGGGGCTCAAGGAGAAGGCCCTGGCGGCCCTCCGGGCGGACATCCCGGTGGTGATCATCCCGGAGCAGAACGAGCGGGACCTCGAGGAGATCCCGCCCCACGTCCGGCGGCACATCGATTTCCGGACCGTGCGGCACATGGACGAGGTCCTGGAGCTGGCCCTGGGGCCGCCGCCGTGGGGCCCTCCCGGGAAACGGCGCCGACGCCCGGCCGGGCGCGCCGGGAAGCGGGAGCGGGCAGCGGCCCGGGGGTGA